TCTACATCAAAGATATGCAACTAATAAGTATGCATTTGTTTACAAAACAACTATATgtactgtgttttattttttattttttttttattttttttgctgcttgCACATATACCTTAACTGCAGCTTGTTGCTATTGTAGTGTTTCTGGTTGTGTTGATtataattagaaatatatatatatatatatatatatatatatatatatatatatatatatatatatatatatatatatatgtgtgtgtgtgtttttgtaaaacaattttaaaataagcGCATATTCTAAATAATACACTTTAACAGGTTATTTTGTGCacagtaaaatgtttttggaaatgtaaatacaaactttttttaaaaataaattgttcaaCACTAAAATGCAAAGCAATTCATCCTTATTTGTCCTGTATAAATTAAACTAATGATAACGAACAATGAATTGAAttgatgaaatattatatatatatatatatatatatatatatatatatatatatatatatatatatatatatatatatatatatatatatatagtttttttttttttttttttttttttttattcaaactgaaaacatgaatcAGTTACACctacattgaaaaaaatgtaaagttttaagaGTTAAAAGTTAAACACCACAGAGTTTCAGGCTTTTACGTTTTATGTCACACTTCATAAAACCTTTTTACAAGGCTTGTAAGTTCACTAAACACTCATTAACTAATGAAGCCACTTTTATATGTGGTGTCTGAAAGCCCCAAAATGGTATGGAAATCTTTAAATGACATACCTGAGGGTGAGCAGACAGACAGGATGCTTATGAGAAGGACGGCTTGAACACAGAGGCTGTGGAGAGACATGCTGTTGTTTTATCAGCTGAGGCTGCACTGTGCTGGGAAAGGATTTGGTCAGGGATGAGATGAACGATGTGCCATCCTGGACTAACAGGCAAACATTCCTACAGGCGACCTGTTAGCGCTTGTGGAGGAATGTGTACAGGAGGCCAACAGAAACCCCCTACCCCTACAAATACCACAGTGTGTGTGATGTTTGAAGTGTGCTTTATATGGTTCGGTTGCTTGTATGGTTATTTCAGGGTCTCAGTGTTTTagttaaattaagttttgatcaactttttaaattaaaaagtattttcatcaTAAAGTTAGTCTGTCAACACCTTCTTGCTAAAAGAACAATTATCATGAGCAGTAAacagcattatttattaatatcaggAACATTCAGCAATCACTGACTGGTTTCTAAACTGACATTGCCCAGTCACAGCAAACAgactgaatattgaatattttatttatgctctGAGTTTAGTAATCCTATTTTATGCCCATTTTTCTTTACAGTTTTCCTAGAGGGTATATTTTAAGACATAAGCAGCAAAACATCTTGGGAGGGAGAGAGATGTTTTCTCCTGATGTAATaaacatctttctttttctttctaacTCAATTTCCTGCCGCAGCTTTGAAGTGCCTACATGCTGTAGGACATCAGCTAAGACCTATGGCTATTTCACATGGTACATGAGTTCTGAAACTAAAAGTaagaaatgaaacattttgatcacaaataaaaataataataaaaaaatgctgaacTAACTCTTGACAAGTTTCAGAACCAGAGTTCTCATGTCAAACAATGCACCAGATGCTAGTCATTTAATATAGTTAGTGGAACATACAGAAGATTTCCATtctttatcaaattatttttctgatctttattttaatgtcaaatatatGGATGAGAGTTAAAAGCTCTATCCTTTACTTCGAAGCATCAAagtcagtaacactttacaataacacaCAATAAATGTAACCTCCGCATATTCTACTGCatgcatattttatattcaaacattAACCTGGATTATTCATGATGCTgttcatgatacctaatgcattaaaagaatagttcatcccaaaatgaaaatttactatAAATGTACCATCACGTCTTCTAAGACTAAGTTTgctttttcatcagaacagatttggagaatttttGTATTCAATCACAAATCACtcatggatcatctgcagtgaatgggtgccgtcagagaaTCCAGACAGATGATAAATACACTAtaaaccacaagtaatccacacggcttcagtccatcaattaatgtcctgTGAAGTGATAAGTtaagtgtttataaaaaaaaaaaaaaatccataattaagCAATTTTAAAGAGAATAGTGTGTTtgcaataaacaaatccatccatGCCTGtgcattttgatgtgagaggacaacaggtggTGGACTGCTGGAGGCTTATTTTTGGATATGGACTGATATTTAGGCCAGAAGCAAAGTTGTAAAGTTAACTATTGTCAGTGGATTGAGCCGTATTGTTACCACAAAATCAATTAATATCCAAACAACCCAAAAGAATCACTGAagcatttgtttttatatgtgtttatatttctttgtattttctgAAATCTTACACTCATGACAGTAAACAATACACATCATAGTACTGGAGTGATTTTGCTCTAGTCAAACACATAAGGACCGTGttcctgcatgtactgtactTGTCCTGAGGGGGGTGACCCTCACTCAGAGGTCATCTCTATGCACCTGGACTGCATTCCCACCTGATAACAGCACACCTGCGAGCTCTGTTGTTGCTCTGTGTGTAGCGTACATTCATgatgttatatttgatttattttgcagCAAGTAAAAATCCAgagtgtacatttattttaaagaagaacCAGGAGAAGTAActattttgtccaagcaataaaaGACAGTTTGTGAGCAAGACACTTTTACCGGATTTTGGATGCTGTTACATAAGCggttttacataacttttaacaaaaaaaaataaaaataaaacaaacctttctcaaaaacaaaaactttctcAAGATATTGTCCTGGCTCAAATCAAGTTAAGCTAAATAATAAAGACTGTTCGTCTCTTTTTCCAAGAGCTGTGTTGAAGGAAAGGGGCAAATAGCCTTCACAACACAGACTCCAGCTCAGATGGCTTTATTCTTCTGGAGCGGGAGGGTCATAACCCAGGCGGCTGGCGGAAGGGAAGTGAGCCCAGAAGGTTCTGGCCAATTCCTCAATCTTGTCATAGCCAGCGTGAGAACGCAGCTCTTCAATCCAGGCGAAAAAGTCTGAGGATGTCAGCGCCCAGTTAGGAACACTCCTTTTTTCCCTTGATTCAGCTATAAGCCAAGCAgaaagcaaaaaattaaaaataaaaaccccaGGACAGATTGAAGAACAGATCCTTACACTAAACATCAATATTCAGTTCTAAAGTAAATCATGCAGTTTAGTATCGGGTACAATGAGGTAAAAGGTATTCcaactttccaaaaaaaaaatatatatatatatatatatatatatatatatatatatatatatctcagcaCTTTTCTAAACATCTGTTTGTCTTTATTCACTGTGTCCCTCTTGTCCTGTTTCATAAGGCTACAATGTGCATTGgcaaaaaaacttattttgaagtAATTTGATCTAATAtatgcaataatatttaaattgatgCAGATCCATGTAAACAATTACaattcttcaaaataataataattatttttttcttgaaaaatcttttagatttttgttgtatttttagttttgtttaatatTAGTAAAACGATAGACTTTCAGCAACTATGGAACACAAAGAGGACATATAActaaccatatttaaaaaaaaaaaaaattctccaatGATTATATTTTAGGACATTGTAGGACCCCATTGCACTATACAGGATATTTATAAAGAGGATTTAAAACTCACCTTGGTTTTCCACTGCCTCTGGAAGGATTTCAAACACAGGGACattgaatatataattaattgaataTAAAACGTATAGATTTAAAGACAGTATAGATGCAACTCTTTCAAGGCTAGAAACCAATAAATGCGAATGAAATGTAAATACTAAGTAATGTGTAAAGCTTGAATAGAATGTGGCACATATGGTAGAAAAGTGGACAGTAGCAACAGtacatcatttttttaattacagcaCTGATCTTAATTTAAGACTATTATTCATTTGGTTACTCATGCCCTGCTTCTGAAGAAAAAGCAAATAAGTCATTTtattctgaaataaaatgaagagTGCTTCTGAAGGTCTTGATTTAATACCAAGGATAtcacattattctcattatatcaAGCTTCCATTCAGGGCTGGAGTGGGGTTCAAATTCAGCCCTGGACAAATCCCATCCAGCCTCGCGAATCTGTGAATGTTTTGCCAAATTATATAGGGCCTTAAATTGATATAGGgcctttttcttttctaaaatgtttactattttacagttttacaggtttttctgtatttttaattaacgAGGGCTTGAACAGGAGATAATAATGTGTACATACAAATTCCCacgaccccaaacatttgaaaggtaGTGCACATGCCCAAATTTCCAGCTTTTCTTACCTGTGAGACAGAGCAGTCCAAGCCAAAGCAAACCCAGGAAGAGTGAGAAACACAGACGAAACATGGTCACCACTGAAAGTAACAAAGCAACACTCAATATAAGCCTATAAGTCATTTTTCTCCCAATTTTGTAACTTCAAAtagatacaaacacaaaacacttaaaaaaaagtgagagaaaaaaaaaagattgtattaAAGGAACTAGAGAAATAAATCTTGCATCATTTGCCTGCTTAAGATTACCTGCAGCAGCTATTCCTGGAGACTGTGGTGTTTAACGGTGCCCAGACGTTTAAGAACACCAAGTGAGGGCTGGAATGGTCTTGTTTACGCTTCACATGGACCTTTCATATGTCATACCCTTCATTTCTTTTCTCACTTACTCTGTACCTCTATGTATACAT
The Carassius auratus strain Wakin chromosome 31, ASM336829v1, whole genome shotgun sequence DNA segment above includes these coding regions:
- the otos2 gene encoding otospiralin-like, with amino-acid sequence MFRLCFSLFLGLLWLGLLCLTEAVENQAESREKRSVPNWALTSSDFFAWIEELRSHAGYDKIEELARTFWAHFPSASRLGYDPPAPEE